A stretch of the Streptomyces venezuelae genome encodes the following:
- a CDS encoding tyrosine-protein phosphatase encodes MKKATLAATAVASALTLSLTVAPSATATVSQHFPGRHSDRHAIPFTEATVTASADGSSYTLKWKAQGAKRVAVKANGKVVAKGGATGEAVVTGLPAADRQWFDFDADRGAGLRLADRLVKLDGAVNFRDAGGYRTANGQWVKMGEVYRSDALDKLTENDLAKLRRLRIETVFDLRMADERAKDPDKVPAGARYVVADVFAGSGSFQTLPKTPDEAVKAMVDAEKAMVSGEGGKKAYSQVFDGVRRDHSRAVLFHCTAGKDRTGWADAALLTALGVPQETVMADYLASNDYRKAANDAILDHLPPQQAAVYKPLLDVRPEYLNSGYDEVKAAYGTFDRYLEDGLGIDARELKRLKKDLLVG; translated from the coding sequence ATGAAGAAGGCAACCCTCGCCGCGACCGCCGTCGCCTCCGCCCTCACCCTCTCCCTCACGGTGGCCCCGTCCGCCACCGCCACCGTCTCCCAGCACTTCCCCGGCCGGCACTCCGACCGGCACGCGATCCCGTTCACCGAGGCCACCGTCACCGCCTCCGCCGACGGTTCCTCGTACACCCTGAAGTGGAAGGCCCAGGGCGCGAAGCGGGTCGCCGTCAAGGCCAACGGCAAGGTCGTCGCCAAGGGCGGCGCCACCGGCGAGGCCGTGGTCACCGGCCTGCCCGCCGCCGACCGCCAGTGGTTCGACTTCGACGCCGACCGCGGCGCCGGCCTGCGCCTCGCCGACCGGCTGGTCAAGCTCGACGGCGCGGTCAACTTCCGTGACGCGGGCGGCTACCGCACCGCGAACGGCCAGTGGGTCAAGATGGGCGAGGTCTACCGCTCCGACGCCCTCGACAAGCTGACCGAGAACGACCTCGCCAAGCTCCGGCGGCTGCGCATCGAGACGGTCTTCGACCTCCGCATGGCCGACGAGCGCGCCAAGGACCCCGACAAGGTCCCGGCCGGTGCCCGGTACGTGGTCGCGGACGTGTTCGCGGGCTCCGGCTCGTTCCAGACCCTGCCGAAGACCCCCGACGAGGCGGTCAAGGCCATGGTCGACGCCGAGAAGGCCATGGTCAGCGGCGAGGGCGGCAAGAAGGCCTACAGCCAGGTCTTCGACGGCGTCCGCCGCGACCACAGCCGGGCCGTGCTCTTCCACTGCACCGCCGGCAAGGACCGCACCGGCTGGGCCGACGCCGCCCTGCTGACCGCCCTCGGGGTGCCGCAGGAGACGGTGATGGCCGACTACCTGGCCAGCAACGACTACCGCAAGGCCGCCAACGACGCGATCCTCGACCACCTCCCGCCCCAGCAGGCCGCCGTCTACAAGCCGCTGCTCGACGTCCGCCCCGAGTACCTCAACTCCGGTTACGACGAGGTGAAGGCGGCCTACGGCACCTTCGACCGCTACCTCGAGGACGGCCTCGGCATCGACGCCCGCGAGCTGAAGCGCCTGAAGAAGGACCTGCTCGTCGGCTGA
- a CDS encoding ADP-ribosylglycohydrolase family protein gives MTTGLWGRTEQQDFRSRVRGTLLGAAIGDALGAPVAGLSLAGIRETHGLEGLTEPATAYGRRGAVTASTQLTLFTVDGLIRAHVRRDTGAWHPPTDIHRAYLRWAATQHDWGPDERRKDNGWLAHEEWLYARRGPDRACLTGFGDEILGTLDKPKNPTARDAAATVRSSPFGLLVGWEPALVLQLAVECAAQSHGHPTAYLSAGAFAVIVHGLTRGETLDASVQRAVGLLEARPGRQPVTDALQRAVSAVTAAPPSPKAVESLSPGDGRDAEDALAVAVYCAMVAEDIRHGLRLAVNHGGDSTATGALCGALLGALHGETALPAPWLADLEGRATILEISDDFALEMTQGPTLHGPAVSSSGWLARYPRG, from the coding sequence GTGACAACCGGGCTCTGGGGCCGCACCGAGCAGCAGGACTTCCGCAGCCGGGTCCGCGGCACCCTGCTCGGCGCCGCCATCGGCGACGCCCTCGGCGCACCCGTGGCCGGCCTCTCCCTGGCGGGCATCCGGGAAACCCACGGCCTGGAGGGCCTGACCGAACCGGCCACCGCCTACGGCCGCCGGGGCGCGGTCACCGCCTCCACCCAACTCACCCTGTTCACCGTGGACGGGCTGATCCGGGCCCACGTACGCCGGGACACCGGAGCCTGGCACCCGCCCACCGACATCCACCGCGCCTACCTGCGGTGGGCCGCCACCCAGCACGACTGGGGCCCGGACGAGCGGCGCAAGGACAACGGCTGGCTGGCGCACGAGGAATGGCTCTACGCCCGGCGCGGACCCGACCGGGCCTGCCTCACCGGATTCGGCGACGAGATCCTCGGCACCCTGGACAAGCCGAAGAACCCGACCGCCCGGGACGCCGCCGCGACCGTCCGCTCCTCCCCGTTCGGGCTGCTGGTGGGCTGGGAACCGGCGCTGGTCCTCCAGCTCGCCGTGGAGTGCGCCGCGCAGAGCCACGGCCACCCCACCGCCTATCTCTCCGCCGGGGCCTTCGCGGTGATCGTGCACGGCCTGACCCGGGGCGAGACGCTGGACGCCTCGGTGCAGCGGGCCGTGGGTCTGCTGGAGGCGCGGCCCGGCCGGCAGCCGGTCACGGACGCCCTGCAGCGGGCCGTGTCGGCGGTGACCGCCGCACCGCCGTCCCCGAAGGCGGTGGAGTCCCTCTCCCCCGGCGACGGCCGGGACGCGGAGGATGCCCTCGCCGTGGCGGTGTACTGCGCCATGGTCGCGGAGGACATCCGGCACGGCCTGCGCCTCGCCGTCAACCACGGCGGCGATTCGACGGCCACGGGTGCGCTGTGCGGTGCCCTGCTGGGGGCGTTGCACGGGGAGACGGCCCTGCCGGCCCCCTGGCTGGCGGACCTGGAGGGGCGGGCGACGATCCTGGAGATCTCGGACGACTTCGCGCTGGAGATGACCCAGGGCCCGACCCTGCACGGCCCGGCGGTCTCCTCCTCGGGCTGGCTGGCGCGCTACCCGCGCGGGTAG
- a CDS encoding bifunctional FO biosynthesis protein CofGH — MTTPGNAAAPTDNAMRRALRRARDGVALDVTEAAVLLQARGADLDDLAASAARVRDAGLAAAGRPGVITYSKSVFIPLTRLCRDKCHYCTFATVPGKLRRAGHGMFMSPDEVLDIARRGAELGCKEALITLGDKPEDRWPEAREWLEAHGYDDTISYVRAISIRILEETGLLPHLNPGVMSWADFQRLKPVAPSMGMMLETTAERLWSEPGGPHHGSPDKEPAVRLRVLEDAGRSSVPFTSGLLIGIGETYEERAESLFALRRISRAYHGIQELIIQNFRAKPDTAMRGMPDAELDDLVATIAVARHIMGPSGCLQAPPNLVDGEYARLIGAGIDDWGGVSPLTPDHVNPERPWPQIDLLAEQSAAAGFALRERLCVYPEFVVRGEPWLDPRLLPHVRALADPQTGLANEAAEVTGRPWQEPEEAFTSAGRTDLHHTIDTEGRTGDRREDFDHVYGDWDALREAAAPGMLPERIDTDVRAALAQAADDPERLTDEQALALLHADGPALDALCRIADDLRKSVVGDEVTYIVTRNINFTNVCYTGCRFCAFAQRRTDADAYTLSLDQVAERAAQAWEVGAVEVCMQGGIHPDLPGTAYFDIVRAVKERVPGIHVHAFSPMEVVNGATRTGMSVRDWLTAAKEAGLDSIPGTAAEILDDEVRWVLTKGKLPAADWIDVVSTAHELGIRSSSTMMYGHVDQPRHWLGHFRTLAGIQQRTGGFTEFVTLPFIHTNAPVYLAGIARPGPTVRDNRAVTAMARILLHPHITNIQTSWVKLGAEGAAEMLRSGANDLGGTLMEETISRMAGSSYGSYKSVRDLVAVAEAAGRPAKARTTLYGEVPEERQQVAAASDGHLPDLLPVLE; from the coding sequence ATGACCACTCCTGGCAACGCCGCCGCCCCGACCGACAACGCCATGCGCCGCGCGCTGCGGCGGGCCCGCGACGGAGTCGCCCTCGACGTCACCGAGGCCGCGGTCCTGCTCCAGGCCCGCGGAGCGGACCTGGACGACCTGGCCGCCTCCGCCGCGCGCGTGCGCGACGCGGGACTGGCGGCGGCGGGCCGGCCGGGGGTGATCACGTACTCGAAGAGCGTGTTCATCCCCCTCACCCGGCTGTGCCGCGACAAGTGCCACTACTGCACGTTCGCCACCGTCCCCGGCAAGCTCCGGCGCGCCGGGCACGGGATGTTCATGTCCCCGGACGAGGTGCTCGACATCGCCCGCCGGGGCGCCGAGCTCGGCTGCAAGGAAGCGCTCATCACCCTCGGCGACAAGCCCGAGGACCGCTGGCCCGAGGCGCGCGAGTGGCTGGAGGCGCACGGCTACGACGACACGATCTCGTACGTGCGGGCCATCTCCATCCGGATCCTGGAGGAGACCGGGCTGCTGCCGCACCTCAACCCGGGCGTGATGTCCTGGGCGGACTTCCAGCGCCTCAAGCCCGTCGCGCCCAGCATGGGCATGATGCTGGAGACCACGGCCGAGCGCCTGTGGTCCGAGCCGGGCGGCCCGCACCACGGCTCCCCCGACAAGGAGCCCGCCGTACGGCTGCGGGTGCTGGAGGACGCCGGGCGCTCGTCCGTGCCGTTCACCTCCGGCCTGCTCATCGGGATCGGGGAGACGTACGAGGAGCGCGCGGAGTCGCTGTTCGCGCTGCGGCGGATCTCGCGGGCGTACCACGGCATCCAGGAGCTGATCATCCAGAACTTCCGCGCCAAGCCGGACACGGCGATGCGCGGCATGCCGGACGCCGAGCTGGACGACCTCGTGGCGACCATCGCGGTCGCCCGGCACATCATGGGCCCCTCGGGCTGCCTGCAGGCCCCGCCGAACCTGGTCGACGGGGAGTACGCCCGCCTGATCGGCGCCGGGATCGACGACTGGGGCGGGGTCTCCCCGCTGACCCCGGACCACGTCAACCCCGAGCGCCCCTGGCCCCAGATCGACCTGCTGGCCGAGCAGTCGGCGGCGGCGGGCTTCGCGCTGCGCGAGCGGCTGTGCGTGTACCCGGAGTTCGTGGTGCGCGGCGAGCCGTGGCTGGACCCGCGGCTGCTGCCGCACGTACGGGCGCTGGCCGATCCGCAGACGGGTCTGGCGAACGAGGCGGCCGAGGTCACGGGCCGCCCGTGGCAGGAGCCGGAGGAGGCCTTCACCTCCGCCGGGCGGACCGACCTGCACCACACCATCGACACCGAGGGCCGCACCGGCGACCGCCGGGAGGACTTCGACCACGTCTACGGGGACTGGGACGCCCTGCGCGAGGCGGCGGCCCCCGGCATGCTCCCCGAGCGCATCGACACGGACGTACGGGCGGCCCTGGCGCAGGCCGCCGACGACCCGGAACGGCTCACCGACGAACAGGCACTGGCCCTGCTGCACGCGGACGGGCCGGCGCTGGACGCGCTCTGCCGGATCGCCGACGACCTGCGGAAGTCGGTGGTCGGGGACGAGGTCACGTACATCGTGACCCGGAACATCAACTTCACCAACGTCTGCTACACCGGCTGCCGGTTCTGCGCCTTCGCGCAGCGCCGCACCGACGCGGACGCCTACACCCTGTCGCTGGATCAGGTCGCCGAGCGGGCGGCGCAGGCCTGGGAGGTCGGCGCGGTCGAGGTGTGCATGCAGGGCGGCATCCACCCGGACCTGCCGGGAACGGCGTACTTCGACATCGTGCGGGCGGTGAAGGAGCGGGTGCCGGGCATCCATGTGCACGCCTTCTCCCCGATGGAGGTGGTCAACGGGGCGACCCGGACCGGGATGTCGGTGCGGGACTGGCTGACCGCGGCCAAGGAGGCCGGGCTGGACTCCATTCCGGGGACGGCGGCGGAGATCCTGGACGACGAGGTCCGCTGGGTGCTGACCAAGGGGAAGCTGCCGGCCGCCGACTGGATCGATGTCGTGAGCACCGCGCACGAGCTGGGCATCCGCTCCTCGTCCACCATGATGTACGGGCATGTGGACCAGCCCCGGCACTGGCTGGGCCACTTCCGCACCCTGGCCGGCATCCAGCAGCGGACCGGGGGTTTCACGGAGTTCGTGACCCTGCCGTTCATCCACACCAATGCACCGGTCTACCTGGCGGGCATCGCCCGGCCGGGGCCGACGGTGCGGGACAACCGGGCGGTGACGGCGATGGCCCGGATCCTGCTGCACCCGCACATCACCAACATCCAGACCAGTTGGGTGAAGCTGGGTGCGGAGGGCGCGGCCGAGATGCTGCGGTCCGGTGCGAACGATCTGGGCGGGACCCTGATGGAGGAGACCATCTCCCGGATGGCCGGATCGAGTTACGGCTCGTACAAGTCGGTCCGGGACCTGGTGGCGGTGGCGGAGGCGGCGGGCCGGCCGGCGAAGGCCCGTACGACGCTGTACGGGGAGGTGCCGGAGGAACGGCAGCAGGTGGCCGCCGCTTCGGACGGCCACCTGCCGGACCTGCTGCCGGTCCTGGAGTGA
- a CDS encoding TIGR03619 family F420-dependent LLM class oxidoreductase, with amino-acid sequence MRIAATIFLTDRTLTPVRIARSMEERGFAALYLPEHTHIPVARDTPAPMGGELPEQYGRTLDPFVALAQAAAVTERLRLGTGITLVAQHDPVDLAKRVATLDHLSGGRFTLGVGYGWNVEEAADHGVDWGTRRELVRDRMALMRALWAPQPEGYIGEFGSVRASFAHPKPAQPARELAGGLPLHGPRTLIGGAAGPKLFTHIAEYADGWLPIGGRGLSESLPVLRAAWELAGREPKALQVVPYAVQPNPGKLAHYADLGIEEVVLQLPSAAEPEVLRTLDDFAQYL; translated from the coding sequence ATGAGGATCGCCGCCACCATCTTCCTGACGGACCGGACCCTGACCCCGGTCCGGATCGCCCGCAGCATGGAGGAACGCGGGTTCGCCGCCCTGTACCTGCCCGAGCACACCCACATCCCGGTCGCCCGGGACACCCCCGCCCCGATGGGCGGGGAGCTGCCCGAGCAGTACGGCCGGACCCTCGACCCCTTTGTGGCGCTCGCCCAGGCCGCCGCCGTCACCGAACGGCTGCGGCTCGGCACCGGGATCACCCTGGTCGCCCAGCACGATCCGGTGGACCTGGCCAAACGGGTGGCCACCCTGGACCACCTGTCCGGCGGCCGGTTCACCCTGGGCGTCGGGTACGGCTGGAATGTGGAGGAGGCCGCCGACCACGGCGTCGACTGGGGCACCCGCCGCGAACTGGTCCGCGACCGGATGGCGTTGATGCGGGCCCTGTGGGCCCCGCAACCGGAGGGCTACATCGGCGAGTTCGGCTCGGTCCGGGCCAGCTTCGCCCACCCCAAGCCCGCGCAGCCCGCCCGCGAGCTGGCCGGCGGCCTCCCCCTGCACGGCCCGCGGACCCTGATCGGCGGGGCGGCGGGTCCCAAGCTGTTCACGCACATCGCGGAGTACGCGGACGGCTGGCTGCCGATCGGCGGGCGCGGGCTCTCCGAGTCGCTGCCGGTGCTGCGGGCCGCATGGGAACTGGCCGGCCGCGAGCCGAAGGCGCTCCAGGTCGTCCCGTACGCCGTGCAGCCCAACCCGGGGAAGCTCGCGCACTACGCGGACCTGGGCATCGAGGAGGTCGTCCTGCAACTGCCCTCGGCCGCCGAGCCCGAAGTCCTGCGCACCCTGGACGACTTCGCCCAGTACCTGTAG